The segment ACAAAGCTTCCGTCACCGCTCTGAAAAGTTATATTCTCAACTACTGCTCTAAGCTGTTCCAAATTCTCAAACTCCCTGCTCGACAATCCGCTTTCTTTCCTTTTGTAATTCGGAAAGTCAGCCGTCAAATCCTGCATCGACTTAATACACATTCGTCCTTGCCACTTCTTACCGTTCAATAGTAAAATATATACTATATTTCAAACTGTAGACATAAGGCAAAAAACGAGATTGCGACGTCCCTCGGTGCTCGCAATGACAGTTAAATAAAGGTGTCATCGCGAGCAAAACGTGGCGATCTCAATTGAAAGGAGCTACATATAATGCATAAATTTATTACCTCGGGCGTATGCGCCAAGGAAATTACTTTTGATATTGACAATGGAGTAATAAAAAAGGTGTCATTCTCCTCGGGCTGTTCCGGCAACCTTCAAGGCATCAGCCGCCTGGTCGAAGGAATGCCGATTCAGGAGGTTATAAAGCGCTTAAAAGGAATCTCCTGCGGCGGTAAAGATAC is part of the Veillonellaceae bacterium genome and harbors:
- a CDS encoding TIGR03905 family TSCPD domain-containing protein; the protein is MHKFITSGVCAKEITFDIDNGVIKKVSFSSGCSGNLQGISRLVEGMPIQEVIKRLKGISCGGKDT